The DNA segment GGTTCGCCCATTCCCATAAAAACAATATTACCAATAGGAGCATGGGCGTGTAAGCTGGCTTGCCAAGGAATAATATCTTCTAGATTTTTTGCTTTATTTTCTTCAAGCCATAGCTTTTGGTTTTTTGGCTGACCTGGGGCATCGACAAATAACTTTTGTCCAGTAAGTTTTAATAAATCATATAAAATTTCGGGCCGTGCAAATAAAAATTGTCGCAATAAAAAAACCTGCCCCACAATTTCAGAAACCTTTAAGCGTCTTTTTAATTTTTGCTTTCCAGTAAAACAAAAGTCACAAGCTAAATTACAACCCACCTCTGAAGAAAGACAAATGGTTAATCTTCCTTTAGAGGGAATTAAAACACTTTCGAAAGGAAGCCCATCGCTGGTGTTTAATAAAAATTTTAAAGTGCCATCTTTGCTTAACCAATGCTTTACTATTTTTGGTAAATGCCATGAAAAATACTCAGGTATTTGCGCTTGAAAACCTTGAGAAAGGTCAGACATTTCTTGTGTATTTACTATGGATTTTTGATACACCCACTTCCAAAGCTGTTTTGAGCGAAAGGCTTTATGCCCCTTTGCCTCTAAATAAGCCGTTAACTGTGGTAATGTTAAGTCGAAGAAATTAGGCATAGTTTATACTCTGTACTCTACTAGACTAATAAAGCCAAGTATAATAGCCTAAGGTTATAAAATTTATAACCCTTTCCTGCATTAAGGAAGTGCAAAAATGATTGTTAACTTTATTTCGGGCAAAGACCTTGGCGGGCCAAAGCAGTCCTTTATTTTATACAGCAAAGCTTTACAAAAAATATACTCCCCCATTTGTTCTGTTATTCGCAAAGGAGCATTATTAAAACCCTTAATGGACGAGCAAAACATAAAGACTATAGAGCTAAATTATCTTCGTTTAAATTTTTGGCCATTTAAATATTGGGCTATAAACAAAATTAAAAAACAACTAAAACCCTTGCTTCCAAAAATTATTTTTGTACACAAAGCCTTAGACCTTCCTTTAGTGGTGGCCGCTTTACCAAAAACAAAAGTCATTGGCGTGATACATAGTTTTTCGGCCTCTAACATAGAATATGCTGACGCTTTAATTGCTGTTTCAGAAAAAGTAAAACAATTTTTAATAAATAAAAATTATAAAAAACCCATTTATGTTATTCCTAATATCACTGTAGCAGAAGCTTTTCCCTCTCCAAAAAATAAAGCTTTACCTTCTGTGCCAGTTATTGGGGCGATGGGTGTTTTTAGAAGAACAAAAGGCTTTCACACTTTAATTAAAGCGCTATTTTTACTTAAAAAAAAGAATGTGCCCTTTCAGGCAGTTATTGCTGGTAAGGGAAAGCTTTACTATTACTTACAGTATTTAAGGTGGAGGTATAATTTACAAGATCAGCTTTTACTTAAGTCTTGGATTGCTAATAAAAATAAAACGGCCTTTTTAGACAGTAT comes from the Pseudobdellovibrionaceae bacterium genome and includes:
- a CDS encoding 23S rRNA (adenine(2503)-C(2))-methyltransferase RlmN, which encodes MPNFFDLTLPQLTAYLEAKGHKAFRSKQLWKWVYQKSIVNTQEMSDLSQGFQAQIPEYFSWHLPKIVKHWLSKDGTLKFLLNTSDGLPFESVLIPSKGRLTICLSSEVGCNLACDFCFTGKQKLKRRLKVSEIVGQVFLLRQFLFARPEILYDLLKLTGQKLFVDAPGQPKNQKLWLEENKAKNLEDIIPWQASLHAHAPIGNIVFMGMGEPLDNEENVFNSISILKEQLGFNYSGKKITLSTVGLVDKIPLVVKAGVRLAVSLNASNDNIRTSIMPINKKWNIETLLNACNDYVKKTGELVTFEYVLLKGITDSLESAEELYALTKRVPCKINLIPFNPHPGSNYETPSASAVDKFHQALYKKGAQVLLRRRMGSDIYAACGQLTSLNENMH
- a CDS encoding glycosyltransferase family 4 protein — encoded protein: MIVNFISGKDLGGPKQSFILYSKALQKIYSPICSVIRKGALLKPLMDEQNIKTIELNYLRLNFWPFKYWAINKIKKQLKPLLPKIIFVHKALDLPLVVAALPKTKVIGVIHSFSASNIEYADALIAVSEKVKQFLINKNYKKPIYVIPNITVAEAFPSPKNKALPSVPVIGAMGVFRRTKGFHTLIKALFLLKKKNVPFQAVIAGKGKLYYYLQYLRWRYNLQDQLLLKSWIANKNKTAFLDSIDLYVLSSKLETFGMVIIEAMARKKRVIATKCGGPEEILTDAVNGYLIPKKNSLALANKLEHLIKNPQVSQDIPEKAYQSILNNYSLEVLTNHLQNLLRIYL